Below is a window of 'Nostoc azollae' 0708 DNA.
TTGTCAAATTTTTCCATGTCTAGGTAGACTATGGGACATTCTAGTAAATCGGTGACAACTTCCAGCCCTTTTTTCTCGCAGTAGATACGAAATGATTCAACTATTTGGCTGACAAATTCGAGCATATCACAAGGACGGAAATTAGGCTGCATTCTGCCTGCATCTAAGCGTTGTAAATCGAGTAGTTGATTTACTAGTCGCAAAAGACGGCGGGAATTACGAAGCGCGATCTCACTTTGGCCATGGGATAAGCCTTCTCCTATTGCCACTACTGATTCTAAGGGACCTTGAATCAAAGTGATAGGAGTCCGAAATTCATGGGAGATATTTTGGAAAAATTCGGTTTTTTGTCTGTCTAGTTCTATTAGGCATTCCGCCTGTTCACGAGTTTTTTGATACAGGCGTGATTGTTGAACTGCAATCGCCGCTTGGGCAGCTACTGATTTGGCTAATTCAATCTCTGATGGCAGCCATCGACGGATTTTATTACCTTCTCGTAAAGTAATACTACCAATACATTTGCCATCAATCAGCAGGGGAACAACCATGAGTGATCGCGGGCGCATTTTCAGTGGTAAATCAAACGCCTGCACATCTGAGGAAGAGTGATTAATATCAGTAATAACGACAGGCTCTTGTGTTCTTAATATTTCCTGTAAAATCGGATTTCTCTGAACTGGCGATTGAGACCGAGATAAGTGTTGATTTAAGGAGCGATTATTATTACTAAAGCGACTATCCTCAAAATTATCTAAATTTTTAGAACTGTCATACAAGCCTACACATTCGACAAATTCATCTTCCTGAGTCCATAAAGACAAAACACAGCCATCCACTTGTAAAGCTTGTCCCAATCTTTGGGTTATGGCTGCAAATATATCTTGTGGGTCTAAACTAGAACGAATCTCTCTCGTAATTGTATTAATTAAAGCTTCTCTATTTGCCAAAGCTTCTAATTGCTCATAAGCATACGCCTGAGACAAAGCTAAAGCAGCCTGATCCGCTACCAATGATACTAACTGAACCTCTTCTTCTTCCCACCAACGCCCTTGGTGACATTGATGTAGGGCTAACACTGCACTGAGTTCTTGTTGACAAATAAGCGGCACGACCAAGGTAGAACAAATATTAGCAGCACTAAAAGCCGCAGCGCGTTCAGCATCATCTTGGATACGATGATCACCAGTCACATCATAAATCACTTCTACTTGACTAGCTTCCCACACTGTCTGAGCTAAAAGAGGTACAGGAGTGATAGGTTCGAGATTGTCAGATAGAGGCTTATCATCAGATTGAGATGTTTGAGGATCACTATCTGCATGACTAGATATATTTTGTTTTTGATCAGAATCTGAAGTAGGTTTTTGATAAATAAATCCTTCATCTGCCAATTGGTCATCTTGGAAGGGACGCAACAGGCAAACATCTACCTCCAACATATGCCCAACTGTATCGACGATGGTTTGTAATATCTGGCGATAGTCTAAGGCACTACGAATGGTATTAGTGACAGCATTAAGCAGGGATTCTCGACGGAGTGTGCGAGTGAGTTCACGGGTTCTGGCTTTAAGAACATTATGTGTATCCAAAGCCTGTCTTACTACAGCTTTAAGTTCTTCAGCTTCCCAAGGTTTAGTAACATATTTAAATACTTTGCCAGAGTTAATAGCTTCCACCAAATCTTCTACATCAGTGTAGCCGGTTAAAATAATACGGATGATATCTGGGTACTGGGTTGCTGTGAGACTTAAAAATTCTGTACCGCTCATCATTGGCATTCGCTGATCTGAGATGATCACGGCTATGTCTCCCTCTTGTGCCAACAATTCCAGCGCCGCAGGACCAGAGTTAGCCCTCAGCACTTGATACTCGCGATAGAAGCTGCGGTAAAGCAAGTCTAGGTTGTCTGGTTCATCATCGACGACCAAAATTTTCGGCTTACTGTTTGCTTGTGATATCATGTACCGCTTTCCTACTGCAATGGCAGTTGGGTAAAGAATAATCTGATCAGGTCAATATTTTTCTGAATCAGGTAAGGTTCGACCATTTCGACCAATAGTTGTTGGAACAGATGACTGCTAGGTATAAGAGTGCCAGCTCTTTTAACGCGGTCATTTGTACTATTTTTCCGTTTCTCTCTTCATCCTTGTCCTATCGTCATTAAGACGTTGTCTTCGACAAAATGCTCAATTCAAGACATAATCTTTGACTTTATTTGATGTTGTGATCGCCCTTCATGACATCGATAGCTTCAAGCCCTAATTTGGTAATTTAGAGAGGCAGTGGGTTTCAGCCCTTGATTCAGTAGTTCATTTGTTCGCATTGAAAGACCTGGTATAAGAGTGCTTAGTCACTACGAATTTCGGATGTATGTTGGGTGTAGTCAATATGAAATCCAAATATTTCTTGACTTTGAGTGAATAAATTCTTTACCACCTCCTTTTATAACCTTTTTAGACTACATAACGCCCTCTCATTTTGATAAAACAGCACCAAGAACCTGTCTATTCAGTTTTCCCATCCCAGCGGTTGTACTAACACTTCCATGTTAATTTTATTTAACGTGATTATGGTGGAGTTATGAATAAGACATATAATAGTCACATTTCCAGTTAAAGTATACTATTAAACAAGTAGCTGTTTCAAACTTAGGCATTAAAACTAATACTCAGACAGGTCGTAGTGTCAGGGAAATCAAGAATTGAAGATTGAGTAGGGCTAGAGATTCTTATACCAATACCTATGATAGACCACTGATATAACGAGCCTTTTATACCACAATTTGGAATATTTGAACACCTGATTTGAGCATCATTGTCATTGGACAAGTATTTGATGTTTCTACTACACTGTTAGTATTCATGCCAGGTACGTCACTATCAACTGGTTGTTTATCTTCATTGTCGTAATACCTTGATCCCTCTTAAGTATCTACGGTGTACACACAAGTGAGCGAATTTAGCCAAGCCCTCACCGAACCGCCCCCTAACCCCCAATTCTGGGAGGACAAGAATTTTCGAAGTTCCTCATCATTGGGGGATTTAGGGGGGCGAAATAGGCTGAAACGAAAACAGTTAAGACTTGTGTGTACATGGTAGCTTAAGCATGGGAAATAAAAAACATGTAACCTAAAAGCAGTAACCTTTGTCCCATCAGTGCCAAATTATCGCTGATGCCTTCGACACTGGTGACAAAAGTATACTAAAGGAAATTATCTTTTCAATCAAATTCAACCTATAACTAACTAGCTTTGAAATTCTGGTTTTTTCACCCACACTACCAACACTCTGTTACAGATACGAGCATTCCTGATTCTGGACAAATCCAAATCCGTGTAGCTACATCTGCTGATTTGTATAGTATTGCCCAAATAATTGCTGAAAGCTTTCATTCCCGAAAAGGGTTGTGGGGGTGGGCGTTCCCTTTATTCCGTTTGGGTATCTATGAAGATTTAAGGCATCGTCTAGCTTCAAGGATACCTCATCAGGTTTGTCTGGTGGCTATTGATAACAGTATTAGTGGAACTAATCAAGTATTAGGAACGGTTGAACTGAGTGTACGTTTCAGCGATTCCTGGGCAAATTTTCACAGGAGTTTTCCTTATTTATCCAATTTAGCTGTTGATCCAAAATATCGTAGATATGGATTGGGTTCCAGTTTACTCACTAGCTGTGAACAAGTTTGCCAAGATTGGGGATTTCATGATTTATATCTCCATGTCTTGGAAAATAACCATCAGGCCAGAAAACTCTATTTTAAACT
It encodes the following:
- a CDS encoding response regulator, translated to MISQANSKPKILVVDDEPDNLDLLYRSFYREYQVLRANSGPAALELLAQEGDIAVIISDQRMPMMSGTEFLSLTATQYPDIIRIILTGYTDVEDLVEAINSGKVFKYVTKPWEAEELKAVVRQALDTHNVLKARTRELTRTLRRESLLNAVTNTIRSALDYRQILQTIVDTVGHMLEVDVCLLRPFQDDQLADEGFIYQKPTSDSDQKQNISSHADSDPQTSQSDDKPLSDNLEPITPVPLLAQTVWEASQVEVIYDVTGDHRIQDDAERAAAFSAANICSTLVVPLICQQELSAVLALHQCHQGRWWEEEEVQLVSLVADQAALALSQAYAYEQLEALANREALINTITREIRSSLDPQDIFAAITQRLGQALQVDGCVLSLWTQEDEFVECVGLYDSSKNLDNFEDSRFSNNNRSLNQHLSRSQSPVQRNPILQEILRTQEPVVITDINHSSSDVQAFDLPLKMRPRSLMVVPLLIDGKCIGSITLREGNKIRRWLPSEIELAKSVAAQAAIAVQQSRLYQKTREQAECLIELDRQKTEFFQNISHEFRTPITLIQGPLESVVAIGEGLSHGQSEIALRNSRRLLRLVNQLLDLQRLDAGRMQPNFRPCDMLEFVSQIVESFRIYCEKKGLEVVTDLLECPIVYLDMEKFDKVLYNLLSNAMKFTPDGGKISVKLFNDGNSCILQIQDTGIGILPEQIPHLFERFRQAEGLENRTYEGSGLGLSLVKELVELHGGEVSVQSVYGKGTQFTLRLLTGADHLPQKQVLETPSELNTSRATVELAGLEQLESTLENTEFITRKLSSNLQPTDSNSTVNPTPIIGQSVLVVDDNPDMRSYVAEILAHSGYQIITARNGYEGYNIAQGVRPDLIITDLMMPLLTGIEMIQMIRSQDQVRGIPIILLTAKVDEETRIEGIEHGADAYLGKPFNDRELLAEVRNLLALKENEKRVLELNTYLTESVLKRFLPSALVKKAASGSLSLDLRPEPRLVTVLFSDIVGFTQLSNTLRSRKVAEVLNEYLETMTKVIFNNGGTVDKFMGDAILALYGAPEELTPNEQVRRAINSARGMQHALIHLNRRWLEQGIFETDGRKGVQFRCGIHQGTAVVGMFGSDERADYTAIGPSVNIAARLQAAAVPGNILVSAAVADYLQEEEITKGSPLELKGIDETVLTFVVTPEPVT
- a CDS encoding GNAT family N-acetyltransferase — its product is MKFWFFHPHYQHSVTDTSIPDSGQIQIRVATSADLYSIAQIIAESFHSRKGLWGWAFPLFRLGIYEDLRHRLASRIPHQVCLVAIDNSISGTNQVLGTVELSVRFSDSWANFHRSFPYLSNLAVDPKYRRYGLGSSLLTSCEQVCQDWGFHDLYLHVLENNHQARKLYFKLGYRVHEIESDWNKFFFNPSRQIFMHKRLK